TAGAAGAAGAACTTGGATTGACACGGTCCAAGTCATCCCATCGCGCGTCCGGCGGCCGGGCCCCTGGCTGGCGATCCGGCTCGGTCCAACGTTCGACCACAAGACGCCCGCGGCATCCGGGAGACCACGGGGAGggtccgcgatgccgccgttcCTCCAAGGAAACCACGGCCGGCACGCCATCGGTGCTGGTCAAATAATCGACGGGTGGCGAAGGGAACTGGCACCGCCTGCCCCGACGGCGATGGTCGTCGCCCCATCCCGCAGCCAAGCCGGGAGCCGGCCCGGGCCACGGGCCACCCTGCCCCGCCGTCCACGCGCACCGCGCGCCACCGGCGGCACACGAACCGCGGGACACTCCGAGGCGCAGACTCCCAAGAAAACCACCGCCGCGCGGCGAGATCTGCTGTCTGCGGTGGTGggtcggccggccggcggcggggcaggagGTTTGACCGTTCCTCTCCGCCCCTCTCGCTCCGTGCTCCGTTCCCCTCCCCGATCTTACCTGCCGCGGTGGCGGTCCGACGACGATCGGGTCCGGTCCACGGGCAGAAGAATCAGCGCTGAATTAAGCACGGGCGCACGTTGAGCTCTCACGTGCTCTGCTAACTAGTGGACGCCGACGAGCGCAGCTCGTTTCGCTGCCTGCACGCACCTCCCCATGATCGCCTGTTTCTCGCAGTGTTTCGCTATCCCTTTTCCTACCTTTTGAGACTTCCGACTGGCTCATCTTTTTGGCTCAATCGGCCATGTTTCGTGCGTGCATGTCGCGACCGGCACGCGTGCGATCCGACTCCACGAGTGCATCCAGCACGGACGGCTGGCCGTGTCTACCGTGTCTAGAGGTGGTAAAGGGTCTCAATTTTTGTTTAAGTAATCTAAGAGTCGGATCTTAAAAAAATCggctctaattttatataatatATCTCGCATAATTGGGTTGTCTCATCCTCATGATCATGCCTGACttgatgagttttttttttcatcttctTTTGGGGCAAACGCATGGAGCCTGGCAAGTAAAAAGGGGCGTCCTTTCAAATGATCCACGCCGGCCGAGTGCAGAGAGTAGGTGCGCAAAGTTCTCGGCTTTCAGCGCAGCGAAGTCGTACGTGCCTTCAGACTTCGAGAAAATCGGCGTGCGACGAGGATGTACGAGCAACTCATGGTCGCCAGGCAACTCATGGTCGTGGCGTGGTCGATCTTGCCCGTGAggagcttcagttcatggcaGCACCAGCAACTCATGGTCGCCAGGCAGCGCAAGCAGTCGCACGCCTCCATCATGTTCAGGGCCTCAGGGGGTTAGTATTCGAGATGGAGTTAGGTGACGGTGGTGAGTTGACCTAACTCGAAATGGCTTGGTCAGACACTCAGACATCCACCACATAACACTCCTCTCCCATTCACGTACTCTACAGTTGATAGCCGCTTAATTAGCTCTTTTTACGGCGTGCCAAAGCCTTTTAATCAACTGTTTAGTTAATTCCAACGCCTTGAGTCTGGTGAAGAACTTTTGTGCCATAGTCCACAGTTTTACACGGCCGTAGGACCTACTCTCTCCATACTCGAAAAGAATGTTGTTTCGAACAAAGTTTGGGTCAAACATTGGGAACATAAATCATAAATAAtttttaagttgttgagtttcaaaatacaaaaatcatatgaataaatttgtcttgaaaaatactttcataaaaatataaatatatcactttgtgataaataattttataaaaataaaaagtcaaagttaagctttggagaccgtgtcgctgtcTAAAACGacattatttttaaatatggagggagtacgtgGCGAGGTGTAGCCTGCTGCCGGCTACCAAAGTACCAaatacgccctatatatatgcaaGCCTATGGTTATCGTCATGTTCCATGCATCTCAGAGCTACTATATGTAGTATATGTACCATGGCGTATAGCTCTTTCGCCCTCTAAATGATGGCCTAGccaatgtaaaaaaaaaaagaaaaaaagcatAGCTATATTTGTGCGCTTTTATTGGAAAATGTCTAACGGTTTTCCAAATGGCATGATGCTATCTGTTAGCTATCCTTCTCCAATTCTACTTGTTTAGTTTTAAGTTCTCAAGTCAAGTTTGTTAACTTGCTACTATTATCTTCGTTCTTGCAATATGGCCTCGTATCCTGAAATGGACGATCTCTGCACGTCAAAGCCACGGATAAGCAAGGtgcttttttttccttcttaatTCAGATTGAGctcgaacttttttttttcccttgtAAGACTCGGCCAAACACCTGATTGAATAGCTCGTCCGTCGCGAACAGCCCGAATAAAAAAACAACTCCGTTGCCATCGACGTTTGAGAAATCCGGTGCATTCACATCCATTAATCAGTACCTGCACGAATCGACGAGGCTGCCCCTCGTGAACATGCGTGCTCAGCTTCAACACCATGGTCCTGTTAGGTTCGCGTTAGTTTTGTAGcgcgctagtgaatagtgacactttgattgctaattacggtgtcaaacaaagccagtttatAAAACCAATTCCAGAATCCCGCGCTAGTgatcctgaagaatctaatgcgggctttgaccgcacgattagaggatggttactgcaacatcattgtagcaaatcatcgattagttaccgtcattagattcgtcgcgaaaaattacatatatttctaaaaaaagttttacaaataaaccatACATGTGGGATTTTCTTTTCGAGAAATGTGCGCACTTTCTTGCCGATCCAAACAAGCCACCGCGGCACGCCCCGGTAGTATGGACACGGCTTTATTCGCGCGGTCTCGCCCTCTTTAAATCCAAAAAAAGAATGAAAATTAGTTATTGACGAGCTCAAAATCACGAGACAGCCAAGCCAGCAAGCGCCCCCGGACCAGGGTCGGGTCCAAGCTCTGCACCTGCGCCGGTTGTGGTGGTGGCATCGCACACAGTGGCACAGTAGCATACCGCGCCGCAGGTGTCGCGCTCGCACCCCAGCTGGGTCCAGTCCAACGCGACACCGCCCCCACCGCGTCAGAGTTATATGTAACGCGACGCTCCCTCGCCGCGAGCGGTCCCTGGTCCAAAGTCCAAGTTGCCTGCTGCAGCCAGCCGGCCGCCGTACcccaggagaaaaaaaaaacaaaatcttCGCTGCGATTCGCCCACCCATTGCAGTGCAGAGGGCGCCGCCAGAGGCTGAGGCCTTGCCTTCCCGTTCGTTCCCCCCTCCCCAAAGGCCAGCCAAGCCAAGCGACGCGATGCCCAACGCGATACCGGCCTGCttccgcgccgcggcggcgccgggcggccgggcgggcCGGGCGTCGGCCACGGCGCCCTCGGGGTCCGGGAGCGGGACGGCCTCCTCGGGGGCGGGGACCAGCCTCGCCACGTCCGTCTACGAGACGCGCCTCGGCCTGGCCGCGCTGTCCTGGTCGCGCGCCGCGCTCGGGCTCAGCCTCCGCGCCGTGCTCCGCGtctccgccggcgacgacgaggacgacgacggcgacggtggTGGCGAGGACGGGGAGGAGGCGACCGTGGCCGTGCGCGTGCGCCCGTGgctgctgtggcggcggcgcgggtccaAGCGCTTCCGCGTGCGGGACCGCCGGGTGGACCTGGCCTGGGACCTGTCGCGCGCGCGGTTCCCGCCCTCGGGCTCCCCCGAGCCCTCGTCGGGCTACTTTGTCGCCGTCGTCGTGGACGGCGAGATAGCGGTCGTGGCGGGGGACATGGCGGAGGAGGCGTACAGGAAGACCagggcgcgccgcccgccgggcccGGGGCCCGTCCTCGTCTCGCGCCGCGAGCACGTGTCCATGCGCGACgcgggcgccggccgcggccaccgGACCTGCGTCCTCGTGCGCGGCAAGGAGCGGGAGATCTCGGTGGATCTCGTCTCGCGGGGCCAGGGGCAGCCCAAGGAGCAGCGGGACAGGGACAGAGACAGGGCCGAGGTCGGCATGTCCGTctccgtcgacggcgagcgcgtGCTCCACGTCCGCCGCCTGCGCTGGAAGTTCCGCGGATCCGAGAAGGTggacctcggcggcggcgaccgcgtccTCGTCTCCTGGGACCTCCACAACTGGCTCTTCCCCGCGCGCGACGCCTCgccccccgacgccgccgcggccgcggccccgcccgcgcacgcgcacgccgtcTTCGTCTTCCGCTTCGAGCTCGctgacggcggcagcggcgaggagcGCGACTCGGCCGACGCCAGGGCGAAGGAGGTGCCCGACAAGGCCGGGAGAGGCGGCTGGGCGGGCTACGTTGGCAGGTGGGGGAGAGGAAGGGACTGGAGCGAGAGCAGCAGCAATGGCGAGAAGCGGAGGAAGAGGGGGCCGGCCCGCAGGCTGGCCATGGCGAGCTCCTCCTCGTCGGCGTCAGTGGCGTCGTCCTCCGCGTCGTGGGCGAGCGGCTCCACGGTCATGGACTGGGGCAGCCCCGAGgacgccgagctgcagcgcggcGACGGCTTCTCCCTCCTCGTCTACGCCTGGAAGAACTAGAGTGGTGGGCTAGCGGCGGAAGCGGCTCGCCGGCATTGTTTCGATTGATGATTGGTTCTCGATTCAGTGAGTATTTCTTCTTCCCATTGTTGTAAGTTGCAATTGTTCACCGAGCAATATTCTTGTGCAGTTTTGAGTGCTTGCTCCACTGACCACACCATTCTTCTTTTACAATCTCCATAGAAATGGACATCTAGAGAAAGTGAGAAACCGTACTGTGTGATCCATGGTCTGTCTATCCAAATTAGGTCGCTCTCTTCGAATCCTACAACTACAAATCATTGGTTGGTTCTCTTCATTTGGTAGCGCGCATTGTGGACTTGAATAGCATCTTAATTTAGAGATAAAATAGGTGGTTACCCTTAGTGGTTGAATGACTAGATAAGAAAACTTAACTTTCTGGAGAAGTTGAACTGTTGAAGTAATCGAGCACGATGCAGCTGCCGCGCCGCCAACGGGATCTTGCCGCCAACCTTGTTCCCGACAGGTCGAGCACCGGGATCATGTCCATCTTACTGTGAGCTTGAGAGGAAGCGGACCCTTGGTTATTCGATTTGTTCAGACGCTTTTCTTGCACGGCTACAAACAGCGCCACCAGCAAGGTCATATCGACTTCTGAAAAGAGCTGGTCGAATGTGTGCACGCGCCGTGAtactcgtcgccggcgactcaTCGAGGTGGCGGACGTCGGCGTGGAACTCCATGACAACGATGTCAATGAACTTGACATGCATCGTCGTCGCAGCACATGGCGGTCGCCAGTGCCCGTGAGGTAAGGCAGCACGGGGCGGCGACTAACTGTGCCTCCATGGCATTGAGCTTGATAAGCTCAGGCTCAGGCAGTAGCGCATCGACCACTGGCGGCGGCAGCAACGTTCGTTCAGTAGTTCCCCGAGCCATGGGAGCAACCGGCCGGATTACTAGCGTACATTCGAATCCCTCCAACATTAGGGTTGCTTTTGTTATCATTTACACAAGCAAATCGTAACCACAAACAGTAACAAGctaaacaagtaaagcatatATAATTAATAAACGCATGGGTCGACCCAAGGTATCCATTGGACCACTAGAGGTCATAGCTGTTTGGGAGAGCTCCACTTCACATTTTTCAGCTCCAACCTAATTCTCTTGCCAAACATGTCTACCTCCACGAACTCCGACTCGAAAAAAACATGGAACTAGGCAGAGGTGGAGCTCCCCGTGCGGCAGGGTGGGGTAGCTGCGCCACCTACCGCCGGAGTAGCACCACTAGGACCCATCTTTCTTCCTTCCGGCGAGGTGGCGAGCAATGAAGCGGCGACATCCATCATATCCGTCACAAGAGCAGTAGTTAGGCACAGGAAAAACGGGGAGAGAAGAAAATAGGCACAATAAACCCAGCAGAGTCGGCCCAAGTGGAATCGTGAAAGCATCTCCAAACCCCTAATTCCCAATCGCGCTCGGTACCCTCGCGTCGTCGGCTCCCCCCACTTGCATCCGCGCCTCCACAGTCTGTCGcggcaccgcccgccgccgagcgTGGAGCCTGCGCTTGTGCTGGCCTGCCACCTCAGCACCGCACGGCGCCTGTGTTGGAGCCTAGCGcttaggctatctccaaccattccccctctCCAATCTCCCCCAagcgtactatttactatattttactacctctcTCCAAAAgtttcctccccctataactcttTCTCTCCAACTATTcccccctatatactatcactcattaactaactatttatttatcgtttttgaatttaaaaaaatcatatagtatttgtactgtcataatacgcattatcatcatgttatggggctcaaacgagattaatatTGCGAAGAAATTGTGTGATTAGAATATAAGGGGAGTTTCAAagctttgggggggggggggggggaccgtTGGATGGCCAACTCCCCCCAAAGCACCCCTACCTTCGGTGGGGGGAGGTATAGGAGGAGCCATTGGAACTCGCCTTAAGGCCACACCATGCATCTCGCTTAGGCCTGGgcgttcgggttacccgaaaatttcgggtcgggttttttaaATTTCGGATTTTGAAAACTAAAATCCGAAATTTGtttaaaataaacaaaaccTGACATTTCGGTACCTGAtaatttcgggttcgggttacCCGTACTACCCGATTTTCTGCTTGTTGTTCTAATCTAGCAGCTGAACAATGCTGAACAATAGCCAGGAGAAATCTGGAGGGAGAAAAGGAAGAAGCGCTATCGAATGAAAAAACAAACTCTTTGTCACTGCATTTATCAAGTGTATCTAGTGCTAGTAAAGAAAAAACTCGTCTCAGCCTGTGTAGTGTTCCTCCGTCGTTGGTGCCTTTCCGGCTTCCTAGTCAGTGGCCGGAAAAGCTCCTTGCCCGCACTGCTGCACGCCTGCACATAGCAAGCCTGTGCCCCCTCGTGAGCGCCGCTGGATGCCAACATGGAAGACCAGCCGCTGCAGGCCTGCAGCTTGACGAGGAGGTCGGGGCTGCGGCGACGCCGTCGGCCGTCGCGCACTGTTGCTGCGGCGCTTCTGGTGGGCGGTGGGCGTTGGCTTTGGCGTCCACGACGAGATGCGCCGTCAAGGGGCGGCGGCTCTGGCCTGCAGGGTGGTGGATAAGGCTGGGTGTTTGGGGTGAGGCGGCGCGAGAGGACGGCGGGGTGCGTGAAGAGGCGCGGGGTGCGGGGGTTGGGCGGCTGtgtagggttagggttaaggTTAAGAGGTTTAGTGGGCTGGGCTGTAATGAATAAATATATTTGGGCTGTGTTATTTTTCGGGTACTTCTGATAGTTCGGGTATCGTGGCCCAATACCCAAATTAtccgtaataatttcgggtaccgtgggttaGAATCCgaattagggttcgggttttttcgggttcgggtttttcgggttcggactCGGGTTTTTCGAGTTCGGATTTCGGATTtcgggtattgtgctcacccatACTCTCGCTGCAGCTATAGCTGCAGGTGCTCCGACCCGGCGCACCAACTGGCCAGCCACGAGCGGCACGACACCGGAATTGGTGAGGGAGGTTGGTCGAAGCAACGCCGGCGAGCAGATGACATGCTTTGGCCATAACTATTTTATATTACATTACAATTCATATATTACACAGTAATACACACCAAGTCACTAATTGATTTGTTCTTCAAATCTACACGTTTCTTAGCTCTTGGAATGTTGGATTTTGGTCTTTACTGTGGACACTTTTCTTGTTCGGTTGGCCTTTGTTGAATTCATGGACTATTATCTTCGAATGAGAGATATGATCATCAATTAAAGTTTAAATTTACCATAGATTAGCTAGTGATGTGCGTTCTGCGATGTCTTCAAAAAATTGTATTTGCGATGCGCCCCACCTAAATTTTTATTCGAGCTCCACCACTGGAACTAGGGGTCAGCTCCATGAATTTAGGGGAGCTCCTCAAAGGGTGCCCCATGAGTAAAAGTGACTATATACACAATATCCTTTAATTCTAGAAGCCAGAGCTACGTTATCAGCCAAACAGGTTCATCAGCTCCATATTTTTTCTAGAGCATGTAGGTGGAGCTGCTCTATGGCGGAGTTGATAGAGTGGAGCTGAATTTCATAGAGCGGAGCTCTCCTAAACAGACCCTAAAATGGAGCAGCCGGTGCTCCTCTGCATATTAAATGGATCACTGGTTCGATTACGGTTCACTCCAAGGTTGGTCCTTGACGATCAGCACAAAATGGTTGACCCGGACCAAGGGATCAGCCGTTGTGGTAATTCTTCATATCAGGCAGCTGCGGACCTACGGTGAGTGCCGTGGCTTGAGAGAAGGCTGCTAGTATTACACCGTGCTTGTCCGGGCTTCCAAGGGCTCTGGCTCCTCCTGACAGCGGCACTCTATCGTCAGATGAGACGGAGCTGCCGGCTCCTCCGCGTAATGTAAGGAGAAAATTCTCTGAATGCCATCCGAAATTATAACCATCCCTTATGTACCATAAAAAGTTAAGTTGTCCCTTCATTACT
This portion of the Panicum virgatum strain AP13 chromosome 2N, P.virgatum_v5, whole genome shotgun sequence genome encodes:
- the LOC120660660 gene encoding uncharacterized protein LOC120660660, giving the protein MPNAIPACFRAAAAPGGRAGRASATAPSGSGSGTASSGAGTSLATSVYETRLGLAALSWSRAALGLSLRAVLRVSAGDDEDDDGDGGGEDGEEATVAVRVRPWLLWRRRGSKRFRVRDRRVDLAWDLSRARFPPSGSPEPSSGYFVAVVVDGEIAVVAGDMAEEAYRKTRARRPPGPGPVLVSRREHVSMRDAGAGRGHRTCVLVRGKEREISVDLVSRGQGQPKEQRDRDRDRAEVGMSVSVDGERVLHVRRLRWKFRGSEKVDLGGGDRVLVSWDLHNWLFPARDASPPDAAAAAAPPAHAHAVFVFRFELADGGSGEERDSADARAKEVPDKAGRGGWAGYVGRWGRGRDWSESSSNGEKRRKRGPARRLAMASSSSSASVASSSASWASGSTVMDWGSPEDAELQRGDGFSLLVYAWKN